GACGGCGTGCGTGGTCGTGCCCGGCCTGCTCACGTCCACGCCGCCCGACCGCATCGACCCGTTGGTGATGCTGGAGCCGCCGAGCTTCGCGCACCCGTTCGGGACCGACCAGCTGGGGCGGGACGTGTTCAGCCGGGTCGTGCACGGCGCCCGGATGTCCGTGCTGGTGGCGTTGGCGGCGGCGACGACCTCGCTGGTGGTGGGTGCGCTGGTCGGGCTCGTGTCGGGCCTGCTGGGCGGCTGGCTGGACGCCCTGCTGATGCGGGCGGTGGACGTCATGCTGGCGTTCCCGGCGCTGTTGTCGGCGTTGGCGGTGATCGGGATCCTGGGCAGTTCGCCGGTGAACGTGGCCGTGGCGGTCGCGGCAGCCGGGATCGCCCCGTTCTGCCGGGTGGTGCGGGCGCAGGTGCTGCACGTGCGGGCGCGGCCGTTCGTGGCGGCGGCGACGGTGAGCGGGGTGCGGCCGGCCGCCGTGCTGGTGCGGCACATCATCCCCAACGCCGCCGGGCCGGTGCTGACGTTGGCGCTGATGAGCCTCGGGGTGGCGCTGCTGGCGTCGTCCTCGCTGAGCTTCCTGGGCTTCGGGCCGCGCCCGCCGGAGGCCGACTGGGGCTCGCTGGCGTCCTCCGGGCGGGACTACGTGGGAACGGCGTGGTGGCTCACGGCGTTTCCCGGGGTGATGGTCGTGTGCACGACGCTGGCCGTGACCGCGCTGCACCGGGCGGTGGGGCGGCGGTGAGCCTGTTGGTGGCGGCGCGGGCGGTGGGGCGGCGGTGAGCCTGTTGGCGGTGGGGCGGGCGGTGGGGCGGCGGTGAGCCTGTTGGTGGCGGCGCGGGCGGTGGGGCGGCGGTGAGCCTGTTGGCTGTGGGGCGGGCGGTGGCGCGGCGGTGAGCTTGTTGGCGGTGCGGGGGTTGCGGGTGTCCTACGGCGGGGTGCCGGCGTTGGCCGGGGTGGACCTGACCGTGGCGCACGGGCAGACCGTGGCCGTGGTCGGCGAGTCCGGGTCCGGCAAGACGACCCTCGCGCGGGCCGTGCTGGGCCTGCTGCCCGCTTCCGCACGGGTGCTCGGCGGATCGGTCGGGTTCGGCGGGCGGAACCTGCTGGACCTGGGCGAACGCGGGATGCGGGCGGTGCGGGGGCGGTCGATCTCGCTCGTGCCGCAGGACCCGACGGCCGCGCTGAACCCCGTCGTGCCGGTGGGCGCGCAGGTCGCCGAAGTGCTGCGTGTGCACGGCCTCGCGTCGGGCCGGGACGCGCGGCGGCGGGCGGTGGAACTGCTGGAGGTCGCCGGCCTGCCGGACGCGGGCGCGCGGGCGCGGCAGTACCCGCACGAGCTGTCCGGCGGGATGCGGCAGCGGGTCCTGATCGCGGCGGCGCTGGCCGGCGGGCCGGAGCTGATCGTGGCCGACGAGCCCACGTCCGCGCTGGACCCGACCGTGCAGCGGCAGGTGCTGGACCACCTGACCGAGCTGACCCGGTCGTCCGGGACGGCGTTGGTGCTGATCACGCACGACCTGGGCATCGCGGCCGAACGCGCCGAGCACGTCGTGGTGATGGCGGGCGGGTCGGTGGTCGAGGAAGGGCCGCCGGCGCGCGTGCTGGACGCCCCCGACCACCCCGTCACCCGGCAACTGGTGGCCGACGCACCCAGCCTGCACTCGACGCGACTACGGCCTTCCGCAGCGACCGACGAGGTGCTGCTCGACGTGCGGGGGCTGACGAAGGTCTTCACCGGGTCCCGCTTCGGGGCTCGTCGGCGGCGCACCACAGCCGTCGAGGACGTGGCGTTCACCGTGGCGCGGGGCGAGACGCTGGCGCTGGTGGGGGAGTCGGGGGCGGGGAAGTCGACCGTGGCCCGGCTCCTGGTGCGGCTGGAGGACGCCACCGCCGGCCGCGTCCTGTTCGACGGGGCGGACCTGGCCGCGTTGCGCGGTGCGGAGCTGAGGCGGTTCCGGCGGCGCGTGCAGCTGGTCTTCCAGGACCCGTTCACCTGCCTCGACCCCCGGTACACCGCTTTCGACCTGATCGCGGAACCGTTGCGCGCCTTCGGCCTGGACGCCTCCCGGGCCCGCGTGCACGAGTTGGCCGAGCAGGTCGCCCTGCCGGTGGACCTGCTGGCGCGGCGACCCGGCGAGCTGTCGGGCGGCCAGTGCCAGCGCGTCGCCATCGCGCGGGCGGTCGCTCCCGGCCCGGACCTGCTGGTGTGCGACGAACCCGCGTCCTCCCTGGACATCTCGGTGCAGGCGCAGGTGCTGCGGCTGCTGGTGGACCTCCAGGCCTCGCTCGGGCTGAGCATCGTGTTCATCTCGCACGACCTCGCCGTGGTGCGGCAGGTCGCCGACCGCGTGGCCGTGCTGCAAGGCGGTCGCGTGGTGGAAACCGGCCCGACCGACCAGGTCTTCGCGGCACCGCGGCACCCGCACACCCGTGCCCTGCTCTCCGCTGTACCCCACACACCCAGGAGGGAACCGGCATGACCACGCCACCCCGGGCCGCGAGCCCGGTGGACTTCGCGACCTACGGTCCCTACGCGCCCAAGCCGAAACCCGGGCAGTCCGCCCGCCCGGGACCGGCGTTCCCGAACCGGATCACCGCCGATGGTTCGAGTGGCTACCCCGCCGAGCCCGGCCGGTACCACCTGTACATCGCCCTGTCCTGCCCGTTCTGCCAGCGGGTGACCATCACCCGCAAGCTCAAGGGCTTGGAGGAGGTCATCTCGGTGTCGGCGGTCGACCCGATGCGCGACGGCCGGGGCTGGGCCTTCCGCGAGGGCGACGGCCACGACCTGGACCACGTGAACGGCTTCGCCCTGCTCAGCGAGGCCTACACCGCCACCGACCCGGACCACGACGGGCACGTGTCGGTGCCGGTCCTGTGGGACAAGGTGGAGAAGCGCATCGCCACCAACGACTTCCGCACGCTGAGCCTGGACGTGGCCACCGCCTTCGACCAGTGGGCGCGCAACGACATCGACCTGTACCCGGAGGCGTTGCGGGCGGAGATCGACTCGCTCAACGAGTTCTTGTACGAGCGCGTCCACAATGGACCGTATCGGTGTG
This DNA window, taken from Saccharothrix variisporea, encodes the following:
- a CDS encoding ABC transporter permease, with the protein product MKRPGVVLSWLVLAFVTACVVVPGLLTSTPPDRIDPLVMLEPPSFAHPFGTDQLGRDVFSRVVHGARMSVLVALAAATTSLVVGALVGLVSGLLGGWLDALLMRAVDVMLAFPALLSALAVIGILGSSPVNVAVAVAAAGIAPFCRVVRAQVLHVRARPFVAAATVSGVRPAAVLVRHIIPNAAGPVLTLALMSLGVALLASSSLSFLGFGPRPPEADWGSLASSGRDYVGTAWWLTAFPGVMVVCTTLAVTALHRAVGRR
- a CDS encoding dipeptide ABC transporter ATP-binding protein: MSLLAVRGLRVSYGGVPALAGVDLTVAHGQTVAVVGESGSGKTTLARAVLGLLPASARVLGGSVGFGGRNLLDLGERGMRAVRGRSISLVPQDPTAALNPVVPVGAQVAEVLRVHGLASGRDARRRAVELLEVAGLPDAGARARQYPHELSGGMRQRVLIAAALAGGPELIVADEPTSALDPTVQRQVLDHLTELTRSSGTALVLITHDLGIAAERAEHVVVMAGGSVVEEGPPARVLDAPDHPVTRQLVADAPSLHSTRLRPSAATDEVLLDVRGLTKVFTGSRFGARRRRTTAVEDVAFTVARGETLALVGESGAGKSTVARLLVRLEDATAGRVLFDGADLAALRGAELRRFRRRVQLVFQDPFTCLDPRYTAFDLIAEPLRAFGLDASRARVHELAEQVALPVDLLARRPGELSGGQCQRVAIARAVAPGPDLLVCDEPASSLDISVQAQVLRLLVDLQASLGLSIVFISHDLAVVRQVADRVAVLQGGRVVETGPTDQVFAAPRHPHTRALLSAVPHTPRREPA
- a CDS encoding glutathione S-transferase family protein; translation: MTTPPRAASPVDFATYGPYAPKPKPGQSARPGPAFPNRITADGSSGYPAEPGRYHLYIALSCPFCQRVTITRKLKGLEEVISVSAVDPMRDGRGWAFREGDGHDLDHVNGFALLSEAYTATDPDHDGHVSVPVLWDKVEKRIATNDFRTLSLDVATAFDQWARNDIDLYPEALRAEIDSLNEFLYERVHNGPYRCGFARTQEDYEREVLSLFDALDQLEERLSTRRYLFGDFLTDSDVRLFVTLARFDSVYVTHFKANLRRLVDYPNLWAYARDLYSQDAFRSTTDFEQTKRHYFLTHTWINPSGLVPLGPDLDWDAPNDRGEL